The genomic region CGCGAGCGCCGCGAGGCCGCTCATCCAGAAGTGCGCGTGGATCACCTCGGGCACCCAGTCGCCGCCCCGCCACCGGTCGACCAGCCAGTTGCTGAACTCCTTCATGTGTGGCAGCAACGCGTCCTTCGCCACCGGTTCCGCCGGCCCGGCCGGAACGTGCACCACGTCGTACCCGTCCGGGACGCGGACCGTCACGGGCAGGTCCACCGCGTCGCGTCGGGTGTAGACCCGCACGTCGTGCCCGGCGGCCGCGAGCGCGGCGGAGAGCTCCGCGACATGCGTGTTCTGGCCGCCGGCGTCCTCGCTGCCGAGGATGGCGAGCGGGCTGGCGTGTTCCGAGATCATCGCGATGCGCATACTTCCTCCTCCAGCAGCCGGTCCCAGTCGGCGAGGAAACGGTCGAGGCCGTACCGGTCGCGGGCGGCGGTTCTCGCCGCCGCGCCGGCCTGCCGGGCGAGTGCCGGTTCGGCGACGAACCGGCGGGCGGCGTCGACCAGCGTGTCGATCCGGGTGGCGAGGGCGCCGGCGCCCGGCGGTACCGCCATCACCGCCTCGGTGGTGGCGAGCGCGACCACCGGCATGCCGATGGCCATCGCCTCGATGAGGCTCAGCCCCAGTGAGGTCCAGCGGCACAGGTGCAGGTACGCCCGCCGCCGGGCCAGCTCGGCGTGCATCTTCGCCTGCGGGATGTCGTCGTAGCTGGTCACCCGCTCCGGCGGCAGGCCGAGCGCGTCGGCCAGCCCGGCCACCTTCATGCCGAACACGTCCAGCGGGGCGATCTCGGCGAACCGGGGCAGCAGGTCGGTGCCGGTGACCCGCCACCGGCGCACCGGCTCGTTGATCACCACGGCGAGCCGGTCCAGCTCCCCGCTGTACTCCACGGCCGGCGCCACGATGCCGTGGTCGATCACCGTCGTCCGGGTGCCGCCGGTGTCCCAGAAGAGCTGGTTGAACCCGGTGACGTGGGCGACGAGCAGGTCGTCGCG from Micromonospora sp. WMMD812 harbors:
- a CDS encoding glycosyltransferase gives rise to the protein MNLLLWHVHGSWTTSFVHGRHRYLVPVTPDRGPYGLGRARTYPWPDAAVEVGPDELATADVDAVILQRPEELDLAEEWLGRRPGRDLPAIYVEHNTPKDGNVPNSRHPMADRDDLLVAHVTGFNQLFWDTGGTRTTVIDHGIVAPAVEYSGELDRLAVVINEPVRRWRVTGTDLLPRFAEIAPLDVFGMKVAGLADALGLPPERVTSYDDIPQAKMHAELARRRAYLHLCRWTSLGLSLIEAMAIGMPVVALATTEAVMAVPPGAGALATRIDTLVDAARRFVAEPALARQAGAAARTAARDRYGLDRFLADWDRLLEEEVCASR